In the uncultured Methanobacterium sp. genome, one interval contains:
- a CDS encoding ATP synthase subunit A, whose protein sequence is MTAEGQIIKIAGPVITADGMRGAQMHEMVKVGEDKLIGEIIELEGDTATIQVYEETAGMKPGEVVEKTGGPLSVELGPGIIGSIFDGIQRPLETIKLVAGDYIERGVDVPSLPKDKKWTFKPTATAGSEVKGGDILGEVQETSAVVQKIMVPPRVSGTLKSIVGEGQYTVVDDIAEVETPKGPVKVQMMQKWPVRVGRPYKDKLDPDIPLVTGQRAQDTFFPVAKGGTAAIPGPFGSGKTVTQQQLAKWADADIIVYVGCGERGNEMTEVLKEFPELEDPKTGKPLMDRTVLIANTSNMPVAAREACVYTGITIAEYFRDQGYDVALMADSTSRWAEAMREISGRLEEMPGEEGYPAYLASRLAQFYERAGRVNTVGTESKVASVSVVGAVSPPGGDLSEPVTQNTLRICKVFWALDASLADKRHFPSIDWLQSYSLYVDSVEGWWENSIGADWRATRDEAMALLQKESELQEIVQLVGPDALPDRERITLESTRMIREDFLQQNAYHEVDTYCSPSKQYQLLKTIILFQEKATAALERGAAAADLTDLPVKEDIGRMKFIPEDEFDAQIKDIQDKIVKQTSEV, encoded by the coding sequence ATGACTGCCGAAGGACAAATAATAAAGATAGCGGGCCCTGTTATAACCGCAGATGGTATGAGAGGGGCCCAGATGCACGAGATGGTAAAAGTAGGTGAAGACAAGCTCATCGGTGAAATCATCGAACTTGAAGGCGACACTGCAACCATCCAGGTTTACGAAGAAACAGCCGGTATGAAACCCGGAGAAGTAGTAGAAAAAACAGGTGGACCTTTATCCGTGGAACTAGGACCTGGAATTATTGGTTCTATATTTGACGGTATACAGAGGCCACTGGAAACCATTAAACTTGTTGCTGGAGATTACATTGAAAGGGGTGTGGATGTACCCTCACTACCTAAAGATAAAAAATGGACCTTCAAACCAACTGCCACTGCAGGCAGTGAAGTTAAAGGTGGAGACATTCTGGGTGAAGTGCAGGAAACCTCTGCAGTAGTCCAGAAAATAATGGTCCCTCCAAGAGTTAGCGGTACCCTCAAAAGTATCGTTGGTGAAGGCCAGTACACTGTGGTGGATGACATCGCAGAAGTAGAAACCCCCAAAGGCCCAGTTAAAGTACAGATGATGCAAAAATGGCCAGTCAGGGTTGGTCGACCTTACAAGGACAAACTGGACCCGGACATACCACTGGTAACAGGTCAAAGAGCACAGGACACCTTTTTCCCTGTGGCTAAAGGTGGAACCGCAGCCATACCCGGACCATTTGGATCCGGTAAAACCGTTACCCAACAACAGCTGGCTAAATGGGCCGACGCAGACATCATTGTCTACGTAGGATGCGGTGAAAGGGGTAACGAGATGACTGAGGTTCTAAAAGAATTCCCAGAACTCGAGGACCCTAAAACCGGTAAACCATTAATGGACCGAACCGTACTTATTGCTAACACATCCAACATGCCAGTGGCAGCCAGGGAAGCCTGTGTGTACACCGGTATAACCATAGCCGAGTACTTCCGTGACCAGGGCTACGATGTGGCTCTAATGGCAGACTCCACCTCCAGGTGGGCAGAAGCTATGAGGGAGATCTCCGGACGACTGGAAGAAATGCCTGGTGAAGAAGGATACCCTGCATACCTGGCATCACGTCTAGCACAGTTCTACGAACGAGCAGGACGAGTTAACACCGTGGGAACTGAAAGTAAAGTCGCATCTGTAAGTGTGGTTGGTGCAGTATCACCACCTGGTGGGGATTTATCAGAACCAGTTACACAGAACACCCTGCGTATATGTAAAGTGTTCTGGGCACTGGATGCATCCCTGGCAGATAAACGTCACTTCCCTTCAATAGACTGGCTGCAGAGCTACTCATTATACGTGGACAGTGTAGAAGGATGGTGGGAAAACTCAATAGGTGCAGATTGGAGAGCAACCAGGGACGAAGCAATGGCCCTACTCCAGAAAGAATCTGAACTTCAGGAAATCGTGCAACTGGTAGGACCTGATGCCTTACCTGACCGGGAAAGGATCACCCTGGAAAGTACCCGTATGATACGGGAGGATTTCCTGCAGCAGAACGCATACCACGAAGTGGACACTTACTGTTCACCATCCAAACAGTACCAGTTACTGAAAACTATTATCCTATTCCAGGAAAAGGCCACTGCCGCCCTGGAACGTGGAGCAGCAGCAGCGGATCTGACTGATTTACCAGTCAAAGAAGATATCGGAAGGATGAAGTTCATCCCTGAAGATGAATTTGACGCACAGATCAAAGATATCCAGGATAAAATAGTTAAACAGACGAGTGAGGTGTGA
- a CDS encoding V-type ATP synthase subunit F — protein sequence MSSKIAVMADPDTVTGFMLGGIKDGFPVSNMDEAGVKLKELTKEYSIIITTEKIGDNFREMIDKISSVSALPMIIEIPDKKGSVERESDPIRELIKRVIGVEMVE from the coding sequence ATGAGTTCAAAAATAGCAGTAATGGCAGATCCTGACACCGTCACCGGTTTCATGCTAGGAGGTATTAAAGATGGATTTCCGGTTAGTAACATGGATGAAGCAGGAGTTAAACTAAAGGAACTAACCAAGGAGTACTCCATTATTATAACCACTGAAAAAATAGGCGATAATTTCAGAGAAATGATAGACAAAATAAGCAGTGTAAGTGCACTGCCTATGATAATTGAAATTCCAGATAAAAAAGGCTCAGTAGAAAGGGAATCAGACCCAATCAGAGAGCTTATTAAAAGAGTAATCGGGGTTGAGATGGTAGAATGA
- a CDS encoding V-type ATP synthase subunit C codes for MAEDITSLVTGLGFPSIEAFLAVMVLIIAIFGVIVVISTVRPVLSMFPYTYPNARVRARIGRIFNDKQFQEIIESANIEEVKNYLRGYPDYAKYIDQYPLEKALDTQLAENYDLVARITPENSREAFKFLLKKWDIQNIKSIIIAKKAGLSPEETLDLVIPFGELTDKLDTLIDADDINEVLSALEGTEYTPILEDVIPTYQETGMLLPLEASLDKYLLENLLRTVTTPEDDNTAYLKTYVGNMVDGTNLKIILRAKVDGLKFEDIEPYMISDGYQIREWKLKDLMEAEDVAGVLSGLEGTEYTPLLAESMATYNETGSIAAFETALDNHVVETAKKISLKNQFGIGPMIGFLSRKEKEIKNLKIIVRGKREEGFTPAMIKEMLV; via the coding sequence ATGGCAGAGGACATTACTTCATTAGTCACTGGATTGGGATTCCCCTCTATTGAGGCTTTTCTAGCAGTTATGGTTCTTATCATAGCCATTTTCGGAGTAATTGTAGTTATATCAACAGTCAGACCCGTTCTGAGCATGTTCCCATACACTTATCCTAATGCACGTGTAAGGGCCAGAATAGGGAGAATATTCAATGATAAACAGTTTCAGGAGATCATTGAGTCTGCGAACATTGAAGAAGTGAAAAACTATCTCCGAGGATACCCAGATTATGCAAAATACATTGATCAGTACCCCCTGGAAAAGGCTCTGGATACCCAGCTTGCCGAAAACTACGATTTAGTAGCCAGAATAACCCCTGAAAACAGCAGAGAAGCTTTCAAGTTTCTCCTAAAAAAATGGGACATCCAAAACATAAAAAGCATAATAATCGCTAAAAAAGCAGGTTTGAGTCCTGAAGAAACCCTGGATCTGGTAATTCCATTCGGTGAACTTACCGACAAACTGGACACACTTATAGACGCTGACGATATTAATGAAGTGTTAAGTGCCCTTGAAGGAACAGAATACACACCGATCCTGGAAGATGTCATTCCCACCTACCAGGAAACAGGAATGTTACTACCTTTGGAAGCTTCCCTGGACAAGTATCTCCTGGAAAACCTCCTTCGAACTGTAACCACCCCTGAAGATGATAATACAGCCTACTTAAAAACTTACGTGGGAAACATGGTGGATGGAACCAACCTCAAAATCATATTAAGGGCCAAGGTGGATGGACTAAAATTCGAGGACATCGAACCCTACATGATCAGTGATGGTTACCAGATACGGGAATGGAAACTGAAAGACCTCATGGAAGCAGAAGATGTTGCTGGTGTGTTAAGCGGTCTGGAAGGAACAGAATACACTCCACTATTAGCAGAATCCATGGCCACCTACAACGAAACCGGCTCCATTGCAGCATTTGAAACTGCACTGGATAACCACGTAGTTGAAACCGCGAAGAAGATATCTTTAAAGAATCAATTCGGAATCGGACCTATGATTGGCTTTTTAAGCAGAAAGGAAAAAGAAATCAAAAACCTGAAAATCATTGTCCGGGGTAAACGCGAAGAAGGATTCACACCTGCTATGATTAAGGAGATGTTAGTATGA
- a CDS encoding V-type proton ATPase subunit E, translating into MSAGTDKIVSSIMSDAQIKAESILAEAEKENESILSEGETQAVAEKEKILENAKKTAQMRYQQIISEAKMNSRRMELEAREEVIEDAFTKAEEKLKEIASSDATQYKASLEKVITEAGTEIGGGDLIVHVKESDVAKIKGNLPAIEKGISDKTGTPTKLEMGDNINTIGGAILKTKNGEIEVNNTIEARMLRFKKSLRSEVAGILFK; encoded by the coding sequence ATGAGCGCCGGGACAGATAAGATAGTCTCAAGTATAATGTCTGATGCCCAGATAAAAGCAGAATCCATATTAGCGGAAGCTGAAAAGGAAAATGAATCCATTCTCTCTGAAGGCGAAACACAAGCAGTGGCTGAAAAAGAGAAAATCTTAGAAAATGCTAAAAAAACAGCACAAATGAGGTATCAGCAGATTATCTCAGAAGCTAAGATGAACTCCCGGAGAATGGAACTTGAGGCTCGAGAAGAAGTAATAGAAGATGCTTTTACTAAAGCTGAAGAAAAGCTCAAGGAAATAGCCTCTTCAGATGCAACCCAATACAAAGCATCTCTAGAAAAAGTAATCACAGAAGCTGGTACAGAAATAGGCGGAGGTGACCTTATAGTCCACGTTAAAGAAAGCGATGTGGCTAAAATAAAAGGAAACTTACCGGCTATTGAAAAAGGTATCAGCGACAAAACAGGTACCCCCACTAAACTGGAGATGGGAGATAACATCAACACCATTGGTGGAGCTATTCTAAAAACCAAAAATGGTGAAATAGAGGTTAACAATACCATCGAAGCAAGGATGTTAAGATTCAAAAAATCTCTAAGATCTGAAGTAGCAGGGATACTGTTCAAATAA
- a CDS encoding ATP synthase subunit K (produces ATP from ADP in the presence of a proton gradient across the membrane; the K subunit is a nonenzymatic component which binds the dimeric form by interacting with the G and E subunits) — MVEVALGTALACIGAGLAVGFAGLGSGLGQGIAAAGSVGAVAEDEDMFARGIIFTALPETQAIYGFLIAILLMVFTIMANKALAPSLGLVAIGAGAAIGFAGLGSGMGQGITASSAVGAVVENEDMFARGIIFTALSETQAIYGFLIAILLMVFGGILG; from the coding sequence ATGGTAGAAGTCGCTTTAGGAACAGCATTAGCCTGCATAGGAGCTGGATTAGCAGTCGGTTTTGCAGGATTAGGATCAGGTTTAGGACAGGGAATAGCAGCAGCAGGAAGTGTAGGTGCTGTGGCCGAAGATGAAGACATGTTCGCCAGAGGTATCATATTTACAGCACTACCCGAAACTCAGGCTATTTACGGATTCCTAATTGCTATACTGCTTATGGTTTTCACGATTATGGCAAATAAAGCACTGGCTCCTTCCCTAGGACTGGTAGCAATAGGTGCAGGAGCAGCAATAGGATTTGCTGGTCTTGGTTCTGGTATGGGTCAGGGTATCACCGCATCCTCCGCAGTAGGAGCAGTAGTTGAAAACGAAGACATGTTCGCCAGAGGTATTATATTCACAGCACTATCCGAGACCCAGGCTATTTACGGTTTCCTGATTGCTATACTCCTCATGGTATTCGGCGGAATTCTGGGATGA
- a CDS encoding V-type ATP synthase subunit I — protein MFKPARMKKLRIITLDKYADSAVNSLHEAALVQIEDISERIQQDAEWKQILKPSSASPFTGKISSLLMKTSGTADFLKSVARKEKGILPLVKGFINPPPIEKVEVEALSVQELIQKAEKILGDVEAQTKPQEEKINQLDSRKTELENAVKVAENLSNFDVDLGLLEESDYVSFISGKISTESYEEFMENLKEYNDEIVVFDQESKLKGFKTLVVVTLQQHNDEILSQLRKLEFERFEFSGLSGKPGEIVQKSESELESIASEKESVLNELADISAEWFEKLRALKEELEIEKQRSEVFSSFGETEKTVMFEGWVPEKKLKKALLTIDTSTEGHSIVDVTDPDVEKDNIPIQLDNPRFAKPYEMFVHMYSPPDYREIDPTIMMAIIFPFFFGFCLTEAGYGIADALIGYIIFRGLGRNSKTMANLGLIMVACGVWAVILGLVTNSFIGDFIGRFIWGNSALALPTTIPSINSFVHPENILIIALLVGVLHINMGLIFGAYNNIVRGDVKEALGAQIVWFVLEAGIILLAVGYLLGFGILLYSGVGILVLSLIMLVYFNGFFGIMDLSGFLGNVLSYARLLALCLSTGGIAMTVNILAGICAEMIPVIGIIIAPIVFIGGQIANGAFQTLGAFINSLRLHYVEFFAQFYIGGSQKFKAFRAKRKFTEIGGK, from the coding sequence ATGTTCAAACCGGCAAGGATGAAAAAGCTCAGGATAATCACCCTGGACAAGTACGCTGATTCGGCGGTGAATTCACTTCACGAAGCAGCACTGGTCCAGATTGAAGATATATCCGAGCGCATACAACAGGACGCGGAATGGAAACAGATCCTGAAACCATCCAGCGCCTCTCCTTTTACCGGTAAAATTTCTTCCCTTTTAATGAAAACCTCCGGAACTGCTGATTTTCTAAAATCAGTGGCCCGAAAGGAGAAGGGAATTTTACCCCTGGTGAAGGGTTTCATAAACCCCCCACCCATTGAAAAAGTAGAAGTAGAAGCCCTGAGTGTTCAGGAACTTATCCAGAAAGCCGAAAAAATTCTGGGAGACGTTGAAGCCCAGACCAAACCCCAAGAAGAAAAGATCAACCAGTTAGATTCCAGGAAAACTGAACTTGAAAATGCAGTTAAAGTTGCAGAAAATCTTTCCAATTTTGATGTTGACCTTGGTCTTCTAGAAGAATCAGATTACGTCTCTTTCATTTCTGGAAAAATATCCACAGAATCCTATGAGGAATTCATGGAAAATTTGAAGGAATATAATGATGAAATTGTTGTTTTTGACCAGGAAAGTAAATTAAAAGGATTTAAAACCCTGGTTGTAGTAACACTGCAACAGCATAATGATGAAATTTTAAGTCAGCTGCGTAAACTGGAATTTGAAAGATTCGAATTTTCCGGTCTCTCAGGTAAACCTGGTGAGATAGTTCAGAAATCAGAATCTGAACTGGAATCTATAGCCAGTGAAAAAGAATCTGTCTTAAACGAACTGGCAGACATATCTGCTGAATGGTTCGAGAAACTCAGAGCACTTAAAGAAGAGTTAGAGATAGAAAAACAACGCAGTGAAGTCTTTTCTTCCTTTGGTGAAACTGAAAAAACAGTCATGTTTGAAGGATGGGTCCCTGAGAAAAAACTCAAAAAGGCTCTTTTAACCATTGACACATCAACTGAAGGTCATTCAATTGTAGATGTAACTGACCCAGACGTGGAAAAAGATAACATTCCCATTCAACTTGATAACCCCAGGTTCGCCAAACCATATGAAATGTTTGTGCACATGTATTCTCCCCCAGACTATCGGGAGATCGATCCCACCATAATGATGGCTATTATATTCCCATTTTTCTTCGGTTTCTGTTTAACCGAAGCAGGTTACGGTATTGCAGATGCACTTATAGGTTACATCATATTCAGAGGACTGGGAAGAAACAGTAAAACCATGGCCAACCTTGGCTTAATCATGGTTGCCTGCGGAGTATGGGCTGTTATCCTGGGATTAGTCACTAACAGTTTCATAGGAGACTTTATAGGCAGATTTATTTGGGGAAATTCAGCATTAGCTCTTCCAACCACCATACCATCCATAAACTCCTTCGTACACCCTGAAAACATCCTCATAATCGCCTTGCTTGTGGGTGTACTCCACATCAACATGGGTTTGATATTTGGAGCATACAACAACATAGTACGAGGAGATGTCAAGGAAGCATTAGGAGCTCAAATAGTGTGGTTTGTCCTGGAAGCAGGCATAATATTACTGGCAGTAGGATATCTCTTAGGATTCGGAATACTTCTGTACTCTGGAGTAGGAATACTAGTTCTAAGCTTAATCATGCTGGTTTACTTCAATGGATTTTTCGGAATTATGGACCTGTCAGGTTTCCTGGGAAACGTTCTTTCATACGCCAGGCTCCTGGCATTATGTCTTTCCACCGGTGGAATCGCAATGACAGTTAACATATTAGCTGGAATTTGTGCTGAAATGATCCCGGTGATTGGAATAATAATTGCACCAATAGTATTTATTGGAGGGCAGATTGCAAACGGTGCCTTCCAGACCCTGGGTGCCTTTATAAATTCATTACGTTTGCATTATGTTGAGTTTTTCGCTCAGTTTTACATAGGTGGAAGTCAAAAATTCAAGGCTTTCCGTGCCAAAAGAAAGTTTACTGAAATAGGAGGAAAATAA
- a CDS encoding V-type ATP synthase subunit H, which translates to MTTMSEAITTIKKAESDANKLIEDTEAKSSEMIQEAKSKSKETIEKAKEEANSDAEKITFEAETNAKKEAYQINNQTKEKVEITKNEATGMVDEAAEVIVKSIL; encoded by the coding sequence ATGACAACAATGTCAGAAGCGATAACAACGATAAAAAAGGCTGAAAGTGATGCCAATAAACTAATAGAGGACACAGAAGCCAAGTCTTCTGAAATGATCCAAGAAGCCAAATCTAAATCCAAAGAAACCATAGAAAAGGCCAAGGAAGAGGCCAACAGTGATGCAGAAAAGATCACTTTTGAAGCCGAAACCAACGCCAAAAAGGAAGCATATCAAATAAACAATCAAACCAAAGAAAAAGTAGAGATAACTAAAAATGAAGCTACCGGTATGGTTGATGAGGCTGCTGAAGTCATTGTAAAAAGCATATTATAG
- a CDS encoding citryl-CoA lyase, whose translation MAIGRETVENLLKLSKPKWRTSITKVEPNRIITRGYPQEDLIGNISFPEMVYLLLKGELPHEKQAKMLEAVLVSFCDHGVTPPSTQVARIMASTGANMNTCVSGGLSSFGKHHAGALERSMCMLQGLIKKGIDSEGPPASRSELKDVALLTVEHYLEKGKKIPGFGHRFHHKDPRPPKLIKTAKKYGCFGIHTELAISIENLLLEMKGIHMNVDGANSGILSDMGFDWKLGTGIFMIGRVPALVSHIHEEKSVETPFRKFVEVDDIYYNGSESRNIDTDRAELNTSK comes from the coding sequence ATGGCAATTGGAAGAGAGACTGTGGAAAATTTATTAAAGCTTAGCAAGCCCAAATGGAGAACCTCTATTACCAAGGTGGAACCTAATCGAATAATCACCAGAGGATACCCCCAGGAAGACTTGATAGGAAATATTTCATTCCCAGAAATGGTTTATTTGCTCCTAAAAGGAGAACTCCCCCATGAAAAACAGGCAAAAATGTTAGAAGCTGTTTTAGTCTCCTTCTGTGACCACGGAGTAACTCCCCCCAGCACCCAGGTTGCCAGGATCATGGCCTCCACCGGAGCTAATATGAACACCTGTGTTTCAGGAGGACTTTCCTCATTTGGAAAACATCATGCAGGAGCCCTTGAACGTTCCATGTGCATGTTACAGGGATTGATCAAAAAAGGCATTGATTCAGAAGGACCTCCTGCTTCAAGATCTGAATTAAAAGATGTGGCACTACTAACAGTGGAACACTATCTGGAAAAAGGGAAAAAAATACCAGGATTTGGTCATCGTTTCCATCACAAAGATCCCCGACCGCCAAAACTCATTAAAACCGCTAAAAAATACGGATGTTTTGGAATTCACACCGAATTAGCCATCTCTATTGAAAATCTGCTCCTTGAAATGAAAGGTATTCATATGAATGTGGATGGTGCCAATTCAGGAATACTCTCTGATATGGGTTTTGACTGGAAATTAGGAACGGGCATATTTATGATAGGAAGAGTTCCAGCCCTTGTTTCACACATACATGAAGAAAAATCAGTTGAAACTCCATTTAGAAAGTTTGTTGAAGTTGATGACATTTATTACAATGGTTCCGAATCCAGAAATATTGATACAGATCGGGCTGAATTGAATACTTCAAAATAA
- a CDS encoding fumarate hydratase, with product MSTKIRDLVKDAVIEASTTFRDDQIQAYQRAVENEENDNARWVLELLLENARLASSNKVPLCDDTGIPHVLVELGHNTQFNPDLFDQIYDGVALGLKKLPGRPMAVCGNDIERIEQSQGLYNDPGKVIPPSVLVDKMDVKGLKIHVLMLGGGPEIRSHTYRVFHQRDHENLFKEALTWMRSEIPKLGCTPCIPALGIGRTHFEASSLMLKAMAYGDLNHQSEIEKKITDSLNLTNIGALGLGGSVTALGAMVKIGPQRASGVRIVCMRPCCCVEPRKSSIYLSQNALE from the coding sequence ATGTCCACAAAAATCAGAGACCTGGTTAAAGATGCAGTGATTGAGGCCAGTACAACCTTCAGAGATGACCAGATTCAAGCTTACCAAAGGGCAGTTGAAAATGAGGAAAATGATAATGCTCGCTGGGTTCTGGAATTGCTCCTGGAAAACGCAAGACTTGCCAGTAGTAATAAAGTTCCCCTGTGTGACGACACTGGAATACCACATGTACTGGTTGAATTAGGCCATAATACACAGTTTAATCCAGATTTATTCGACCAAATATATGACGGTGTAGCTTTAGGCCTTAAAAAACTCCCCGGAAGGCCAATGGCAGTTTGTGGGAATGACATAGAACGGATTGAACAGAGCCAGGGACTTTACAATGACCCTGGAAAAGTAATACCTCCATCTGTTTTGGTGGATAAAATGGATGTTAAGGGCCTTAAAATCCATGTATTAATGTTAGGTGGCGGTCCAGAGATAAGAAGTCACACTTATCGTGTTTTTCACCAGCGGGATCATGAAAACCTTTTTAAGGAAGCGCTGACATGGATGAGATCAGAGATTCCTAAGTTGGGGTGCACACCATGTATCCCCGCATTAGGCATTGGGAGAACCCATTTTGAAGCCTCATCACTGATGTTAAAGGCGATGGCCTACGGGGACCTCAATCATCAATCAGAAATTGAAAAAAAGATAACTGATTCCTTGAATCTAACCAATATTGGCGCCCTTGGTCTGGGGGGTTCAGTCACTGCTCTGGGGGCAATGGTGAAAATAGGGCCACAAAGAGCCAGTGGAGTTCGTATCGTTTGCATGCGCCCCTGTTGTTGTGTTGAACCAAGAAAATCATCTATTTATCTTTCACAAAATGCGCTGGAGTGA
- a CDS encoding peptidase yields MDTRNFLNKIGINKVDDNLPDSGKRFPDGAQYRFEVPGIQKPGALEGLLDALDKYEVMVHRVTQTKGIMLLTDREILEMADLARDARMELFLSVGPRATYDTSASAKTKEGARIGYRLRGYDNLTYAIEDVKRAVDLGVRGIVVYDEGLLWVLGKMREEGELPSDVHFKVSAHCGHGNPASARLLEMIGADSFNPVRDLQIVMLADIRQSIDISLDIHTENPQSSGGFIRHYEAPEIIKKAGPVYLKTGGAVAAHHGYDTTRKEAGERARQVLLVQSMINRFYPEAVISKKGVGDLAIPK; encoded by the coding sequence ATGGACACTCGTAACTTTTTGAATAAAATTGGAATCAATAAAGTGGATGATAATTTACCGGATTCAGGTAAAAGGTTTCCAGATGGTGCTCAGTATCGTTTTGAAGTCCCTGGAATCCAGAAACCCGGAGCTCTGGAGGGTCTTCTGGATGCCCTGGATAAATACGAGGTCATGGTGCACCGGGTGACCCAGACCAAAGGAATAATGCTCTTAACTGACAGGGAAATCCTGGAAATGGCTGATTTAGCCCGTGATGCTCGGATGGAACTTTTTTTAAGTGTTGGCCCACGGGCTACCTATGACACCAGTGCCTCGGCTAAAACCAAGGAAGGTGCCAGGATAGGATACCGGCTCAGAGGTTATGATAACCTCACCTATGCCATTGAAGATGTTAAAAGGGCTGTGGATCTTGGTGTGAGGGGAATAGTGGTTTATGATGAAGGACTCCTCTGGGTTCTGGGTAAAATGCGTGAAGAAGGAGAATTACCCTCAGATGTGCATTTTAAAGTTTCAGCCCATTGTGGTCACGGAAACCCTGCCTCTGCACGTCTTCTGGAAATGATCGGAGCAGACTCGTTCAACCCGGTTCGGGATCTGCAGATAGTAATGTTAGCTGATATAAGACAATCCATTGACATTTCACTGGATATCCACACTGAAAATCCACAATCTTCCGGAGGTTTCATCAGGCATTACGAAGCCCCTGAAATTATCAAGAAAGCCGGCCCAGTGTATCTTAAAACAGGAGGGGCAGTTGCTGCCCATCATGGCTACGATACCACCCGGAAAGAAGCTGGTGAAAGAGCAAGACAGGTTTTACTGGTTCAGAGTATGATTAACCGTTTTTATCCTGAAGCAGTGATCTCTAAGAAGGGAGTAGGAGATCTGGCTATACCTAAGTAA